In Mugil cephalus isolate CIBA_MC_2020 chromosome 11, CIBA_Mcephalus_1.1, whole genome shotgun sequence, the genomic window TCATATTAGCAAAAACATCTacatcattaattaattttaagtcCGGACTGAAGTCCCTTCTAATACACCAAGACTCATAATAGCGTCCTTTACTATATATTCATTttacccatttatttattttgcttttgagtattgtattatttttctttgttgctgGAGGTGGTACGTTGAATAAGCCcaattcttttatttgctttttctttaCCTCATCAGCACTTTAtgtatcttatttattttatttttttttatctacatcTAAGTCGTAAGACTTCAACAAGGGATCCGTGAACGTTCTGCAAGGGGacgtcgcaaaatatttggttgatattttttatatatatcttttacttttccccccacaaattgtatatatattttttgcttaaaatacacattaacatgaatccaacatattttagtaaagagataaatggaggcggagaatataaatcaaaaaaattaatatttgaacctgtgtattacttgaaatgttaatattgaatgcaaaatggaagcaaaattataatttttactaggccaagtttaatatagaacacatatagtaggtagggggtccctgcttaatcagtttgggggtcgtTAGCCTGataaatgttgaagacccctgatctaagtTATCGTCTCTGTGTTATGGTGCAAACTACACATGCTTGAATAGGTTCCTGCTTTGTTCATTTTCAGGATTACAGACTAGTGTTTGGGAACCACAAAGGCCTCGCCAGTGACCGGTGGCACGGTGGTGTGGCCACCATCGAACACAGTCCAGGAGAAGAGGTGTGGGGGGTGGTGTGGAGGATGAACGTGTCCGACCTGGAGTCTCTAGACAGGTAAAGTCTTCTATCATCATTTTCTCCTCTGGACTCTGCTGGATTCCCTAAAACGTCTTCTTCCTGTGAAACTTAAACCTGtcgcgtgtgtttttttttaatgctcgtGTGAACACTCAGCcaagaaaatgtgacattagGCGCGTACAGTCCGGTGGAGCTGTCGGTGAAGACTAAAGGCCAAGAGCTCAACTGTCGCACCTATATCATGAACAGCTGTGTGTACGCTCCACCATCTCCACAGTACATGAAGGTAGGACTGCTCTGGATGCATTCAAGTGTGTGAGCACTCACTGCTTCTAGAAAATGTTGCTTCAACTTACAGAAAGTCATGATTTCCATATATTAAAGAGGATTAggtgcatatttttttgtttttttacactattattatattatttttgaatAGTATCTAAggcataggtctttaacaggggtcTGTGGAGTTACTACAAGGGGAGTatcaaaatttttggttgattagatatttttttatatatacacattattacttttttaatttccccacaaatttaaatgcctttaaatacacattgacatgaatccaacatgttatGCTGAAGACATATGGCCTAGACGAGCAGCATTTTAACATCAGTGTCTTCACGGATAAGTCATTACATCATAGTaaccaaagacaaaacagttttaaaacaaatggtATTTACAATATGTCTAAAAATAGTCTGTAAACCATTGATTACAGCTCAGACGTGATGGCACATGGTGATGAATCCACTAAAACTACACAGACGTATGCAAGAAGTTGTTCTGTGACATTAAGTTATTCCTTTTTTACCTGTTATTGTGTAACGACTGGCGGCAAACTGTCCCATATTTTCATTGCTTGTGTTAGTTTTGTGaggcaggaagtggaaaaacaccacacagagacatgaactgGCATTAAAGAGGGGACAATAAAGGTGACACACTGTAGCAGACAAAGGTGTTACCACAAAGGCGCGTTGTATATCTGAAGCGCGTCACGTGTGCAAAAGAACAATCTGGCGCTGCTGAAACATAACACGGTACAGTGTGTGTTGACAGTGTTGATTACGTAGTCAGGTGATGAGGGGGTGATGAGGGGGGTGATGTTATCTGGGTTCCACATATCTCACATTtagtaaaaaatgtaatatttcactTGACCGGAGTCATGATCACAATCCTTTTAAAAGTGTCACAAATAATTAATCAATTTCAGCCCATCATGGAGAAACTATGGATTAGTTTTGACTTTTTCACTTTTGAATGAACGTTTTTAAATATAGTGCAGAATCCACAATGTGCACCACTGTAATATGTCAAAGTTAAAAGTAGtttataagtaaataacatcacccaccttgtgacaattcacaaCCCAGATGTTACGTAGacaataggtcttcaacagggggtccacgacccctagggggtctgcagaggtactgcaggcggggtcacaaaacctttggttgattagatatttttttatatatatacatatatatttatttaattacctccacaaatttaaatgcctttaaatgcatgttaacatgaatcaaacattttagtaaagggataaaagaTGGCGaggaatagaaataaataaatcaatatttgatcttgtgtattatttgaataggttaatactgaatgcagtttgataataatgatgcatatttataattttcactAGGccgaatttaatatagaacacatatagtaggtaggtcgtccctgtttaattttagttttcagtCAATTTTCAGTCATGAAAGATGTTCGTGCAATAACTGAATTAGTTAAAAACAAATAGtccagactttatttttttagatcTACTCTCATCTAACTTTTGATGCattgaaacaaaatgaatatagGAAGAAACGTGGGGATTTGctgcaggtttaaaaaaaaaaacggtatgTTGTTTTTAACGCCTGCAGGTGATAGTGATGGGAGCAGAGCAGAATGGTTTACCAGTGGACTACCAGAAGAAGCTGCGAGCAATTGAGACCAACACGTACGATGGTTACCTACCGGTGATGGCTGAACTGGAACGagccagaagaagaaatgccaAAGAGAGGCCTGGTCTCCGCTCAGATGCCTGACGACCATCAGGAGGAATCCATGTCCACGTTTTACTATAGGAAAGTCCTCATGACACTGCTGAACAGCTTCACCACAGCTCGACGACTTGTACCATGAATAGTGAATCCAGCACCGATGGTCAATCTTGAGTTCACACGGATGAAAATAtcagatgcattttaaaagttgGACGGGACTTAAATGAAACCAGTATTTACTGTATCAGTGAAAGGTTTGAAGACGCCTACTTATTTAAGGATGTTcttatttttactcttttctaCTCTTTTGAACAATGTTGAAAACATCAAGACTTTGAAAAGCACTTGTGACGTTATGTAGAGAGGAGAGAACATGGTTCATGACAGGCTGCATGCATCACCTTAGAGGCCTTTCACGGTGGTTTTGTAGAAGTTCTGAGATCTGCTGAAAGATTCACGTCACTCATCCACAGCTGTCACATCTAGTAGTTTGGAGAAATCAAACCTCCATGTCAACATCACAGCATTTACATGTTATCAGGAGAAACCGTCTGGGCAGGACGATGGAGCAAACATGAAACATCAACGGGGTAAGAACAGAAAAGATGGCACGTGATCTTCTAGGGCAGGAAAGTCAAACTCATGTTAGTGCAGGAAACACCTAATAATCTATAAATagcaaagaagtacattattcaatcattaatattcattaatatCTGTATCGCAACTGTACAGAAGAATGAGATGGAATAAAATTATGCACTCATGTCCTGCAttattaagtatttatttagtgatttattccgaacatgcaaatgatatgtgtatatatgggcaaataaacagaaatgataatacaaaaaaaaaaacaacagttgatgcaatcttaaaaataaataaaataaaataaaatttaaaaaagcagcatGATAATTTAACTTACATGTTTGAAAATGGATGCAAAGAAGTACAATTTAACAAGTAACTATAGTATATAGATactaaataaacacagtatagataaaaattaaatgatacataaaaagtgataaataaaagaggTGATCAAAAGAGTCTGCGGGAGTCAGAGTTTGTGTGGTAGAGGACAATCCTCCTGGTCTTTCGTGAGCCTCCATATTCATAATCCTGGAAATGTGTCGTTGTATAGTCCATTGAATATAGAAAGTTTAGTGCAttcagatacacacacacacacacacacaccgtagACCCTCCCTTTTACccacatgtttacagcctgcaTACCTGGGGTTATCATTCAGTAAACATCAGACTAACAGTCTTAAAATGACAACTATATACAACTGAATTTGTGCAAATTTGTGCAAAACAGAATGAGTTTGTCCAATTCACACCAGAGCTTCTTCTTgcctgaggggagggggacaaagtgtgtgtgctgggggAGTGGGGGTCTTTCTTTCTGATGCAGGTTGCCCTCTCTTTCTGCATCTGGGATGTGCGATACCACTACTTTTCCTTTCAATTTGATACCAAATCTAATACAGAGACGTCTACTTATGTATGACAAAATGGTGATATTTACAACACTTGTGaatgtaataatgaaaaatatattttatacctCTGTAGAAGAATgaaacaagctgccaaatatcagacttctctGTGCAATCTGTGCAGATCTAATTTAGATAAAGAAatctctctcaaacaaaaatgaaaataagatcTGGTTGGACAAAGTCTGACTTTGGGGTCTTTCTGTTCTCCCTGCATCTGCGTGGATTCCCTCCGTTTTCCTCCCAACTTCCAAAAACATGCTCCTTAGATTGGTGATTAGTGGTTCTTACAAGAAAATCAAGTAAACTGAGCAAAATATAATTACAACTGAATATATTAGTATGTAGAACTCAACATTTCAATGTCttatttacaagaaaatcaAGTTATCTGAGCACAACATAAGTAGTTGGCAGAATTATACGtagttttcttcaaaacttAAAACTCTATTGCAGACAGTTGCCTTGAGTTTTGGTGGATAGAGATAATAAGAttgattttttcttcttgtttgtttgcactCATATATTAAGATGTCaaaaagattctttttttgAGATGTGTGTTATAATACCAGTTAGCTTAAAGTAAAACAATTCCCTGTACGTGtacaagataaaaacagaaagaagtaaTGATGGATTAAGGATGTCCAAGATTTTTTGGGAGAAATATTGAAGCTAATACagcagttttgtgtgtttgtgtgtgtgtgtgtgtgtgtgtggttttaaaagcatagacagtataaatatggacagggAACAGCTCCTCAACACTGAAGttaaagccagtagagctccccctggtgactggctgcagtataggtcataagctccaaccttttttaaataatttcacatgcacacacttctGTCTAATATATTTACTGTTTCATCTGGACGTATCCTGCAGGCGCTGCTCTTCCTTCCACAGATGCATTTGTTTATCTTGCTGCTGACCTCTTGACATCCATCCTGGTGAACGACTGTCTTCTGTGTTTCACGGTTTATGGTCAGAATATAACAATGGGTCTAATTATTTGTTAAAGattgattttaaaaggaaagagGACTTCTTtgaattcttcttttttggcttttttttacACCCTGGTCACTCTTGGACAATTtcttcatgatttatttttatttgtaattgcagaggaaaaggctttttaaaactcatttacGGTGTCATTCAGTCAATGTTTTATGCCTCTTGTGGTTtaccgtctttttttttttttttttttttttaatcaatggGTGTCAACTGAAGCTTGTCCTTCTGCAGTAAAAACTGTGAATGATTACACACGGCTGTTGGGGGCAGTATTGTCTTACAACAAGTGTTAATCAACTGTAGTGAGACACAAAATGAGCTTTACAGTGACAATACACAATGTAGTGACTTTGAAGCATTTTCTCTTTAGGTATGAGGTTTAAAATGAACCATTGATGTCTGGATGCAACTGGTCGACTTTGTTTGTTAGAGGAACTTAAATCACTCTGTGTTCTCCTCTCAAGAACCTCTGAGGTTACAACAGATCCTAAAGACTTGTAGCTGAGATGATGTCCCGTATTTCTTAATGCtatgttatgctatgctatgctgcCTAGATTATCATCCCAATTAATTTACAAAGatagaacattttaaaaaatcccaTCAGCACCAGATGGTAAAAGCATTACTAAAAAgcattaataatgataataatgaaaagtAGCATCTTAAATGAATGTGCAGGAAAGTCtttaatttgtgaaaatgtgtgcaaTTTGTGCATTAGTCATGATTCATCCGTGAGTTCCATTGTTTCAGCATGCAACATGGAGCAAAAAGCATATTTCTGGTTATATTATTACCATGGACAACACGAAGGAGGACAGCAGTCATGACATAGTGATGAGGCTTCACACTGAACTGGTGAGTGAAAACGTTTATGAACAATACGTGAAGcagttgctaaaaaaaaaggggacgCTAAAATGTTGGTCTGTAAAAGCTGATTTTCGAGTTTAAAAAGGCCTATTTCTAGGACTTAACCCAATCCAATAAATCCAGTAGTAGTGCCAGTAAGTCGGTCAAACAATAGAGTGTGTGGTGTTTTGCTAATCTGCAAATGAGCAGATTTGAACAATGAAATTTgcgtgttttatttatttttattttttttttaaaaagccacaAATTCAGAGGATAGTCAAAATATAACATTACACACAATCCACTCTGCTCCACTGGGTGTCACTTGAAACTAGAGAACTATTCTTCCTATTGATACAAAGTACTGCGTAGCTGGAGCTAATCAGATAGCTTCAGCTAACAGGGAAAACACGCAGGCAAGCTTCAAAGTTCACAGTCGACTCGTCAGAATTCATTCTTATGCCTCAATGTGTCATCAAATCTGAAAGCAATTGACAGCAAATGcaattgtttcatttctttttgtggtCTTTTGTGGTCCATCCACCCAATTCTGCATCAGCTATGCACCACACGGTGGCTCTCCTGACAGAATCAGATTCCTTTGCCTCCATCTAGTGGGATAAGAGTAGtaccacaaacacaaattagcCTCAAGACCTTTGCAAACATATGTAACATAGCAACAGGGAAGAAATGTCACCATTTTtatggattctataatgtgcacaatggTAGAAATTGATGATTTCTGTGCACATATAATGGGAATCAGGGGGTAATAACTCAATTTGGCACACTTTGGGTACCTGGTGCTATTTTTTACTAAAACCTTTGTAGAATATGTAtgatttgatgtgtttctctaaACTCTTGGTGCAGTTATAGTCGTATTCTTTGAAGTCTATCCACAGAGAGCAGGAAGTCATCAGATAGCTCAAGAAAGCAAAGTGGGTCCTGACGCATGTGAACCCATGAACCCACAATCAGAATCCCTCGGAGATAGAGCCATGATTTACTAACGCTAAAGACGTCAATGATGCACGTAGAAGGAAGGCTGTGGATTGTTAACTATGGGGGATTgctttcctgctgctgtgattaAGAAGGAGGTGAAATTTAATGCATCATATgttaaaatacaaactaaataacagttgaacacataaaaagaaatTCAGAGTCTCACCTTGTTTTGTTGAATTAAAATTGCACACACATAACAAACATGAGTCCTTGGAATAAAATACTT contains:
- the ggctb gene encoding gamma-glutamylcyclotransferase b translates to MQNNHTFLYFAYGSNLLKERLQLKNPSAIMHCVARLKDYRLVFGNHKGLASDRWHGGVATIEHSPGEEVWGVVWRMNVSDLESLDSQENVTLGAYSPVELSVKTKGQELNCRTYIMNSCVYAPPSPQYMKVIVMGAEQNGLPVDYQKKLRAIETNTYDGYLPVMAELERARRRNAKERPGLRSDA